The genomic window TTTTGTACTGGTACAGACAAAGGATGTGATACCACGCAAGAGTGAGGATAAAGGAAAAGATGTGCGGCCTAGCGAGCCAGTGCAGTCCGGAAGAGGCCGTAGCCAGTATCACCACCGCAAGAGAAATAAGGATGTTCTTGTCCCTTGCATGGATCGTTTCGAAGAGGAGCATGGCGGTCAGGGCGATGAAAAAGCTGAAGAAGACGACGACTCCGGTCAGGCCGAAGGCGCTGTGGACGAGGGCCATGATCACCTCGGAGAGCCATTCGTGGGCGGTCCAGGGCAAGGGAGGCGTCAGGTAGGAGAACATGTCGTGCTGCGGCACCTTCATCGTCTTCATGATGTATTCGCCGGCGCGAATGTGGTATCCGGTGTCGCCGTCGTTCAGCAGGCTCTGTCCCAAATGCACAGAGACCAGCAAAAAAATCGCGACAAAGAGAAAGTCCGCGATGGACGGAAGCAAAGAAGTGCGTTTGGTAGTCTCTGTAGTGGTCAATAGAATCACCTTTTGCAAAAGATTGCGGCAACGGTCGAGGTTAACCTTGCAAAGGATCTCGTTGTGTCAATTGACGGGGCGCTCTGGGCTTTCTCCACCCCGCAACAAGCCCGAATATCATCCTGCTCCCAACCGCCAGGGCCTTCAGATTACTGGAATTTCCGCCTTTGCTGAGGCCGACCCGGTTGTGGAAGGTGATCGGACACTCAACGACCGCGAGACCTTGAGCCAGCGCGGTATCAAGAAAATGGGCGTTGAATTCCAGGTTGATCTCAGGGTTCAGGTACGGCATGAGGACCTCAAGCGCCTGGTTCCTGCAGAGCTTGTAGGTGGTTCCCACGTCGGTGAAAGTCCCACGTCCCAGATGCTTCACCTCGAGCAGCTTTCCAGCGAAGAAATTGCCGTAGTACATGAAGGTGCTGAGCTGCGTGCGCCGCTCGCGCAGTTGCTCGCTTATGCGTGTTCCGTTGACGATATCGGCGTGCGGCAGGTATGCCAGGAACTTCTCGATGTCGTAGGCCCGGAAGGTCATATCACCTTCGCATAAAAGGGTCAGCTCGGTATCTTTAAAGCTGAGCCCCTCGCTCAAGGCGCGATAGACGCAGTTGCCGTACCCCTGGAGCGGTTCGTTCACGACGAGCGCTCCTGCGGTTCGCGCGCATTGTGAGGTTCTGTCCGAGCTGTTGTTGTCCACCACGATGACGCGCCTGACCAACGGGTGCGCTTTGAAGTCCTCAACCGCGGCACCGATGCTGAGCTCGTCGTTGTAGGCCGAAAGCACAACGGTCACGCCGCAGTTGGAGGGTGGAGCCCAGCGAACCGGCGTCGTGCGGCGCTTGGAAGGGAAGAGCACGAAGAGGTCGTAACAGATGAGCAGTCCCCCGGCGACCACGGGCATGCCGCTGTACCAGACGACCCGATCGGCCACCCATAGCCACTGCCCGTCGCCTTGGCACAGCAGTCTTAGGAAACCGATGAAAACGCCGGTCAGATACACGCACATCCCGGCCAGCGCGAGCAATATCCCGTACAGAAAAGCGGGAAAGGTCGCAATTTGGTGCAGCGCGGACTTTAGAGGGGAGTGTTCTCTCATCGTCTTTTGTACAGAAACCACATGTCTGATTCGGCCGCGAGGAAAAACCTGTGGTCAAGTCCGGACCGGTAGTTCTTGAGTAACCCGTCAATGGGGGAAGCCGGCCGCTTCGGAACCATGACGATGTCGGCATCGCCGAAATACCACGCCTCGGATGGGCGATGCCCGTCGCTGAAGGTGTAATTGTAGGTCGCAGCAGCCATCCCCCCCCTCGGAGCGCTTCTTCCCATGGAGTACGGGAACGGGTTCATCATGTCCATGGTCAGGACCTTGTCGGACGGACGGGAATGCTCAAGCAAGATGCGGATGCCGCTGTTGACGTATTCCACGTATCTTTTCCCGTTGCTGTTTGGCTCCCACTTGTCGTCATACATAAGCAGGGGACTCAGGCGCGGTTCGGTGAACCTCACGAGCGAAGAGCTGTCCGAAGGCCAGGTTTTCTGTACAAGACCGTAGGCGAGACCGTAGAACTGGGTGAAGAATGAAATGAAAAAGAACGTTACGCCGGCAACCAGCGCGAGCCTTTCCACACGAAACGGGGCCTTCTTCCGCGCACGAAACTTATTGCCGCTGCGCCGGTGCACCTCGATGACCAGCAAGAAGGAGTAAAGAACGGTGAGAGGCAGTTCGGTGTATTGCTGGTTGCTGCAAAGAAGCACCATGTCCAGTGCAAAAAAGAAAAAGCCCAGCAACACATAGGTAAAGCCGGGAGCATCGCTGCCTTGACGGCTCATCGTTATCGAGCTTTGCCAGGACAACAGGACGATGAAAAGCAGGTAGACCGCGTTGCCTGATAATTTGATCAACAACTCCTTATAGCTGAAGCTCATCGCTCTGGCCCCTGCCGCAAGCTGAAGATCGTGATAAAAGGCGGCTGCGTCGAAGTCAAGGTACGTCAGAAAAGCCAGAGACGTCAGGAAGAACCCGAGCGTCATGGCAGACAGACGCGCTTTCGAACGCCGGCCGAGCAAAAAGGAGGCCCCGATCATCAGCACCACCACCCCGAAGTAATTCGCCTTGAGAAACAGCAGCAGTGCGGCAACCACCCCCGTCGATGCACCGCCGATCTTTTCCTCCCATTCAGTAGCCGCTCTCAGCCGGAACGCCTCGATCATCACAAGCCCCAGCAGTACGTACCCGTAACGGTTGTAGTACATCGCGTGGCTGGAATTGACCGTCCCCCACCCGAGAGGATAGGGAGAAACCAGCAGCAAGGCGAGGTAAAGGCAGATGAAGAATCTAGGAACAAACGAAACGGCATCGCGGCTCAGGCGATACCCCCAAAGTGACAGGACAAACGCGAAGAGCGCGTTAGCGTACCCGATCGCGTTCACCGAACCGTGCGAAAGGGCCATCCCGGCGCCCACCACCAGGAAGGAGAGCGCCCCCCATGGGCTGGTGAAGTCCAGGTGCGGACGCTGGCCGTTGAACACGCGCCACCCATTATCAAGCAGGAAAAAGAGGTCGTGCCCGAACTTGCGTGTGGGAACCGCGCCCACATACGCGGCGGCAGCGCACACCGCACCGAGACAGGCGAGAAAGAGCACATTCCGGCGTTGCCTGGCCGCGCCGTAACCGTCTCGTGATGGATTTGTGAGGTCACTGCGCATGGAGAATGGTACCTGCCTCGCGGAGTCTAAGTGATTTCAATCCGATTACCGATGACGGTGGCGGCGGCGTCAAGGACGCCGACGGGGAGTTCGAGGACGCTGTAGGCCTTGACCGGGGGAGCCGATACCCGGCCGGGTCGAAGCCCCTTCGTCATCGCCACCACCCGCATGTCGCGATCCAGGAACACCACGTCGATGGGGAATTTCATTCCGAAGCTGTGGACGCTGCGGCAGGGCCTGATCCACATCGCTTCTCCAGGCGGGAGCTCCTCCCTGCCGAGGAGCCCCTTTAGCCTGGAGAAAAAAGTGTCGGCGACCGCGACGCGGCTGGCGATCTCTCTCCCTGAGGTCGCGTCGATCGCCCTCATGTCACCTGAACATGTTCTCGGGGAGAAAAAGCCTGACACCTACCGCGCCGAGGAAGCTGGTCGGATCATACTCACTGGCAGTGCCCTTGACGTCACCCTTCGGCGCGAAGACCCCCTTGACTTCAGCGGTGAGCGCGACCCCCTTGGTGACGAAATAATCCACACCCGCATTTATGTGCCCACCCGTGGTCCACTCGAAATCAAACTTCTGGCCGGACTGGTACTGGAAATCGCCGGTGATGAAATCGACTCCTGCCCCGAGGTAAGGGACCAGGCGGTTATCCGGGTTGAACCGGTACTGAAGCCCGAGGGAGACATCGGTGAAAGCAGCCTCGCCGACTTTCAATCCGTTCACCTCGAGATCTATGGTCGGCACCTGGGTGATATCAAGCTCGGCCGCGAGGTTTTTGCTCAAGCCGTAGATGAGACCTCCTCCTGCAGCCAGTCCGGTTTTCGAATCGGTGGCCCCGGTGATGAAATCGTCCTGCAGAGGAACGGCGAAACCGACCTTTCCGGTGATACCCAACCTGCCGTCAATGTCTGCCGCCATGACACTCCCCGCCGAGAGTGAAAAGATAAAAAATACCAAGAAAATGAATTTGCGCATCATGCCTCCTGTAGCTGTAGGTTCAGAGGGAAACTTACGGCGTGGTCGCAGCCGCCTTCTCCTGGGTGAGCGAGGCTATAAATCCTCCATAAGACCTCAGTGTTATTCCATCGACGGTGGCCGTCGCCTGGTAAATGATGGACTCAGCGTTGAACCCACCAGGTCCTGGCGCCTCCAGCGACACATTGCAGGTGAATATTCCCATGCCGTGATCGTCGGTCCTGACCGTTACGATTAAGGGGTCGGCGCCCGGGTATGTCACAGGCAAGCCCGGCAGCGGCGGTATCAGTTGAATCAGGGTATCCGGATTCCTCCCGGTGTTGTTTATCTCTATGGAGACGTCGAGATTCGGCAAAGGAACACCGTTGTTGTCGAGCGCCTGGAAAGGCACGAGTTGCTTGAAGGTGAAAAGTCCGGCGGCATCGGCGGGCAGGGACGCGGAAAGCGTGTTCAGGGTGCCGTCGGGATCGGTAGGCGCTTTCGAGGTGAGGAAATTTATCACATAGCTGTTCTGACGCACGACTTCGATGGTGGTGTACGCGGTCACGAGAGTGTCGTTCACGGTTGTGGTGGCCTGAACGATGATACTGGAGCTGGAATTAACGGTTCCCGACCTCAGGCGGCAAACCGCATTGCCAACGGAGTCGGTGCTTGCGAGGGTGGCGACACCCTGCGCCAAAACGTTGCCTGAGTAATCCACCATGTTGCCCGGGCCTGCCAGGACTTTGAAGGAAACCTCCTTGTTTTGCACCGGCTTCGGAGGAGACTGCAAGTCGGTGACGGAGGCGGTTAAAATGACGTCGCTGTTGACACCCACCGAAGCCTTGTCGCTGACCAGCGTCATCTTGATGATGGACGCGGACAAAGGCTGCGTTGTTATCTGCACCGGCGCCAACGCCGTGACCGTGGTGTTATCAATGGTGGCTGATGCCTGCAAGATGACGGCAGAGGTAGAGGCGGGGTTTAATGCGCGAATGCGTGCGAAGCACTCGCCTGACGAACCAGTGGTGGCGGCGGCGGTTATGACGGAGGCTTCGCCGGTAGCGACGCTGAAGTTGACCGTTTTGCCGGGAACCGGGGTTCCTCCGCTGTCTTTCAGAAAAGCGGTGACGTAAAACTCCTCGTTGTTGTCTACAACCTGCTTGCTCGGAGTCATGGTCAACCGGTAACTGACCGTCGAGTTCGCCGTAGGTACCACCTGGAATGGAACGTTGGCGACGATCTGATCGGTATTTACCGTGGTCGTCGCTTCGACGATAACGTTCGCTACGGCTGACGGGTTACCGGCTTTCACTATCGCCGTAGCCTGACCGTTGGAATCGGTGACGGAACTTGCCGTGAGCATCGTGGCAGGTCCGGCGGCGACTCTGAAGCTCACGGGGAGATTGGCAACCGGATTGTTCGAGCCGTCGCGAGCGGTCGCGGTGATAAGGAGTTCCTGGTTGGGGCTGACCGCGCTGGAACTGGTGGCAAGGGACAACCGGGCGCTGTTGAGGTTGACGTCCGCCGGTGAGACCTGGAAGCTTCCGTAGCCGACAACGCTCTTTCCGGAAACGGTGGACGCTCCCTGAACTATGACGTTGGTCGTGACGGCGGTTGCGCCGGCCTTTATGAAGGCCAGAGCGACGCCGTTGGAATCGGTCTTGGCGGATGCGATGACAGCCGTCGCGGGTCCCGCCGCTATGGAGAAGTTGACGGTCTGATCGGCAACGGGACGGCTGTTGGCGTCCTTAAGGGTCGCCGTCACTATCATCTCCTCGTTGACCAACGCCGCTGTCTTGGCCGGAATAAGGGTCAGAGTATAAGGGGCGGTTCCCGTGTCGGTCCCGCCGATGGTCCCGCCAGGATTGAACGGATCGGCATTTCCGCTGGAACTACTGCCACACCCCGCCAAAGTCAGCACCAGAACCGGCAACAGTAGCAGTGCCGCCCTCACTATGTATCGCATGTCCCCTCCTCGTAATGCAGTTGAACCTGCAAAAAGTTACTTCCTGCAAAGCCGCGAATAGATGAGAGCCAGTTCCACGGCGATAACCAGTAGAATTACGCTGTCGAAATCGATGTGCATCGTGTGCGCCTCCTTTCTAGGTGCAGTTCCGTCATTTAAGCAGAGTCCTGCTGATCTGTACGTAAGCCGGCCCGAGGATGACAACCAGAAGAGCGGGGAAGACAAACAGGATCAGCGGGAAGATCATCTTGATGGTGGTCTTTGCGGCGGCCTCCTCGGCGATCTGCCTCCTCTTGGTGCGCAAGGTGTCGGCATGGACGGCAAGCGCCTGGCTGAGGCTTGTGCCGAAGCGCTCGGTCTGAGCCAGCATGGTGACGAAGGACTTCACGTCGTCGACCATGGTCCGCTCTGCCATGTCCTTTAACGATTCTATGCGCGGCTTGCCCGCCCGCGTCTCCATAGTCGCCACCTTGATCTCTTTCGCCAGAGGGTCTTCAGCGAACTGCGGGGTTTCCGTCGTCTTGATGAGGGCGGCGTCCATGCTGAGCCCCGCGTCGACGCAGACGGTCAGAAGATCGAGGATGTCCGGCAGGGTATGGAAGATCTTCAGCTGACGTTCGTTGTACTGGTGGTAGAGCCAGTAACTGGGTGCCAGATACCCCACTATCGCGAGGATGATGAGAACCAGCAGCAGTTGCAAATCGAGCTCGAGCCCCTTGGCCATGACGTAGACCAGGAAGAAAGCGCCGGGCAAAAGGCAGGTGAGCAGCAGCTTCGCCCCGAAGAAGACATAGACGCTCTCCTTGCGGTAACCGGCGGCGACGAGCATCTTCGAGTACTTCCCCTGCTCCTTGGAGGAGAGGCTCAGCATCTTCCCCAGCTCTCCCAGTTGGTCGTACCACTGCGGGGCTTCCTCGACCAGTTCGACCTTGCTCACAGGCTTCACCTCAAACTTGTCGAGCCTGTTCTGTACGATGCTGCGCCGCGACATGTACGGGTAGACCAGGGCCGCCGTCAGGAGCAGTATGGCGATGAATACCGTTGCGGTAATTGCGTAGACCATCGAGCTCCTCCTAGATCCTTATCCTGATGATCTTTCTAATGACGAACAGCCCTACGACCTGCAGGCAGACGGCAAGGCCCAGGACGTAAAGCCCTCTGGTTTCCTTGTATAGGACCGACTCGTAATGCGGGTTCAGGATGTTGAACATGAAGAAGGTGAATACCGGCAGAACGCCGAGCACGTACCCGGTCATGCGCCCCTGGGCGGTGTAGACCCTGACCTGCCGCCTTATCTTCAACCGTTCCCGGATCGTCTTGGCCAGATTTTCCAGGATCTCCGAGAGGTTGCCGCCGACGTCGTTGTTGATGGCGATCGCGGTGGTGAAGAACCTGAGATCCAGGCTCTCGATCCTCTCGTTCATGTTGTTCAGGCTCTCGGTAATCCTCAAGCCCAAAAGCTGCTGATCATATGCGGTTTTGAAAAGCTCACCCACGGGGTTCTGGATCTCCTCACCCACGAGTTGGATGGCGCTCGTAAAGGAGTGCCCCGCGCGCAGCGAGCGTGAGATCATGGTGAGGGCATCAGGAAAAAGCTCGGTGAACTTTTCAAAGCGCTGTGTGATCTTGAAGTTCAGGAAGATGAACGGAGAGAGCGAGAACCCCACCGCAATGAGCAGGGAAATGAGGATGGACTTGATCATAAAGAGCGAGATGACGAAGCCGAACAGGATAAGCCCGGCCGTCAGCATGACAAAGCGCGACGAGGTGATCTCAAGGCCTGCGTGGTCGAGCTTCTTGTCCAGGTCACGGGTGAGAGGGAAAGAGGCAAGGATACGGTCTAGGGGCGGGGTCTCCCTGATGATCTCGGCGCGCAGATCCTCGGGTATCCCCTGGGCGTCTGTATCGCGGGCGAGACGCTGCAGGCGCCTTTTGAGCTCGTACTTGGGCGAGGTCCTGACCGCTGCGACGCCGAGATAGACGGTGAGGCAGAGGCAGAAGACCGCCAGGAAGGTCACGATCACGATCGGTAGCAGCAAGGCTCCCTCCTCCTAGTTCTCGAAGATCCCCTGGGGGAGTTCGAAGCCGTAGACCCTGAAGCGCTCGGCGAACATGGGGCGCACCCCGGTCGCGCGATACACGCCGACCACCCTCCCCTCCTTGTCGATGCCGCGCTGGTCGAAGACGAATATGTCGTGCATGACGATGGTGTTTCCTTCCATGCCGGTTATCTCGGAGAGCTTGACCACCTTCCTGGTCCCGTCCGAGAAACGCACGAGCTGAACGACTATGTTCAGTGCCGAGGCCACCTGTTCCCGGATGGCGCGTTCCGGCAGATCCATGCCGGCCATGAGCACCATGGTCTCGATACGTGCGAGCGCGTCCCTCGTGGTGTTCGCGTGGACCGTGGATATCGAGCCGTCGTGACCGGTGTTCATCGCCTGGAGCATGTCGAGCGCCTCGCCGCCACGGATCTCGCCAAGGATGATACGGTCCGGCCGCATCCTGAGGGCGTTGCGCACGAGATCGCGCTGGGTGACTTCTCCACGACCCTCGATGTTCGCTGGGCGCGTTTCGAGCCGCACCACGTGGTCCTGTTTCAGGTGGAGCTCGGCGGAGTCCTCTATGGTGATCACACGCTCGTCATGGGGGATGTATTCGGACAGGACGTTCAGCATGGTCGTCTTACCGGTACCGGTACCCCCGGAAACGAGGATGTTGAGCCTGGTCTTCACCGCCCCTTCGAGCATTTTCTCCATGCGGGCGTCGAGCGTGCCGAGGTTCAAAAGATCGCTCATCTTGAGCGGGTCCTGCCCGAAGCGGCGGATGGAGAGGACGGGGCCGTCCAGGGCCAGCGGCGGGATGATGGCGTTCACGCGCGAGCCGTCAGGGAGCCTCGCGTCGACGTAGGGTGAGGACTCGTCGATGCGCCTTCCCACCTTAGAGACGATACGCTCGATGATCTGGAGCAGATGGGCGTTGTCCTTGAAGCAGACCTCGGAGCGGACCAGCTTGCCGAAGCGCTCGACGTAGACCTGCGAACTTTTGTTCACCAGGATATCGGAGACGTGCGGGTCGGCGAGCAGGGGTTCCAGTGGGCCCAGACCGAAGGTCTCGTGCTGGATCTCGACGACCAGGCGGTCCCTCTCGAACTGGTTGAGGGGAACCCCTTCCTCGATGATCAGGTTTTCAATGACGAAACCGATCTCCCGGTTCAGTTCGTTGGCGCCAAGCAGGTCCAGTTTGGCGAGGTCGAGCCTCTCGATCAGGCGCCGGTGGATGCGGCTTTTGAGGTCCTGGAAGAATTCCTGGTCCTTCATGCTGCCCGGCATTTGAAATGGGTTGTTGGGAACCATAGAAGAACCTCTCGTTTTCCGGCAGCCGCGGGAAGCCTCACCTTTGGTGAGGCCGCGGGCGCTACTGTTTCGTCATCATCTCGGCCAGGTTGAGGATCGCCTTACTCACGGCGGAGCCGGGGGAAATCCTGACCACGGGCATCCCCTTGTTGATCGACCCCACCACATCCATGTAATCGTTGGGTATGGTCTGGTAGACGGTATGGCCTAGCACCTTTTCGGCGTCCTTCACCTGGATGTCCGCCTTCGGCAGGTAGCGGTTCACCACGAGCTTCACACGGTCCTTTCTCAGCCCCTTTCTTTCCATCGCCGAGAGGTAACGCTTGCTGTTTTTGAGCGCGGGGAGGCTGAGCGTAGTGGTGAAGAGAATCAGGTCGGAGGATTCGAAAATCGCCATGTTGCATCCGATAAGCGGGCCGCCGCAATCCACGACGACATAGGTGAAGACCCCCCGCAGGAACTCGAGGATGCGGCGCACCTGGTCCGGGGTGATCAAGATGGCGTCGTCCACCTCGTTGGGTTCCGTGAGAACGAAGGGACCGGAACTGTGCCTGGTCATCACCGTCATGAGGAAGTTCGCGTCGAGTCGATCTATGTTGCTCGTGACGCTGCTCAGCGTGTAGGTCGGGCTGACATCGAGAAAGGTGCTGATGTCGCCGGAGTAGAGGTTCAGGTCGACAAGGGCGACCCTGGTCCCTTCCGAGGCAAGGCTCGCGGCGAGGTTTACCGCTACCGTCGTGGTACCTACCCCTCCGGTCGGGTAGTAGACCGAGAAGATCCTCCCCCTGGGGGTGTCGTCGGCGCCCTTGGCGAAGAGGAAGCGTCCCACCTTCTGCAGCGCCTGTTTAAGTTCCTCCTGGGTGATGGGGCGCAGCATGTATTCCACGGCACCGGCGCGCATGAGCGACAGGATCCAGTCCGAGCTCTTCTCGGCGGCGCTCACGATGACCGAGGTCCTCGGGAACTTGGCGCAGATGAGCTGCACTTCCTGCATACCCTTTTGTATGTCGTCCACCTCGAGCATGACGACGTTCGGGGATGACTTCTCGATCATCCGCAGCCCCTCGGAGAAGTCGCTCGCCGAGCCGACTATCCCTATCGTTTCCGAAAAAGGGCGCAGGGTGGCTTCTATCGCGGTCCTGGCGGAGTGATCGCTATCTATGATGACCAGTGAGATGTGTGGCTGCATGCAACGGTCCTTTTGGCTGCGGCGTTATTTCACGAGTACCGGAGATTTCCCCATGAGGGAGGGATCTCCGCAGGGAAGACAATCGAGCCTGCTAAAGGTGACCCCCGGGGTGGCACCTCGGTCCACGTCGACGATCCAGGCGATGGCGAAGGTGTTCAGCGGGTACGGGATGGGCTGATCGCCAGGCGGGCAGGAAGGAACCGGCGCCCCGTACTTGTCGACGCCCGGGCTAAGTATCGGGACAATGACCTCCCATTTGCCGTCGGCGTCTTTTTGGCTGTTGAATTCATCCTGCAGTTCCTTAACCGCCTCCCCCACACCGTTGTTGGTGTAAATCCCCTTGTTGCAGACATCGGCAGGGTGCATTTCGCCGTGGATGTACTTGGCGATGTCGCTTTGCGGCCCGAGATCGGTCGCCGCCGAGGTGAAGGAAAAATCGGTCCACCCGACGGTGAGCTCAGGCGGGGGTGCGGTGGCCCCGGACTGCTTGAAGAAGAACTTGACCGGCGCCGCAACGCTCGGAGGCGTGGGCATGCTGCACGGCGTCAGGCAAAGGGCGATCGGAATGGTCGGCCTCGGCGGCCGCATGGCAATCGCCTCTGCGGAAGCGGACATCTCGGGCCACCCCTCCCCTCCGCCCGGCAAGAGGGCGAAGATCTTGCCGAAAAAAAGCTGCACCTTGCCCTGTTCAGCGGCGCTTGCTCCGGCAACCGTCCTGCGCGCAACCACCCGGACGGCGTTGATCGGAAATCTGGCCGTTGAGAAGCTCGGCGTCGCGGTGGCGGTCCAGTTCCCGATGGTTACGTCCCCTTCGGTGACCGCCACATCGTCTCCCGCCGCCTTGTTCTTCGCCGCGAATTCGATCGCCTTCTGCTTTACCGACGCGCTGTCGCCAAGGTTCATGGCAGCACCGGCCAAAGCCGCGGCATCGGCAGCATTTTGCAGCTGCCCTCGCGTCACGTACATGTAGCCCAGGTCGACGGCGAGACTGACGAAGCCGACCAGCACCACGATCATGAGCGCAAGGTAGACGACGGCAAATCCCCTATGATCGCTTTTTCTTATTCGCCTGTTGGCATCCATGACAGTTCCCTCTCCTGTTCAGGAGTAAGCTTCTTGTCGGTAGGCAGTGCGGTCTTTACTCCCGGCGCCGTCGGTTTCACGATCTTCGGTGTGATGAAGAAAACAAGTTCCTTCTCTTTCATGTCCTTGGTGCTGGAACGAAACAACGCGCCCAGGATCGGGATATCTCCGAGCAGCGGGATCTTGGACATGTTCTTGATCTCCTCCTCCTGAAGCAGCCCGGCAAGGACCAGGCTCTCGCCGTCCTTGAGCTCCACGCTCGTATCCACGTTTCTCGTATCGATGATCGGATACCCGTTCACTGGGAGATATCCCTGGATGCTGCTCACCTCGGCGGGGTTGATCTTCAACGAGATCAAGCCGTTCTCCATGACTTCAGGCTTGAACTTGAGCTTGATGCCGACCGTCTCGTACCGGATGGTCGTTGCCGCGGTACCGTTGGAGCTTTCGACTACGCTGAGAGGTATCTTGGTCCCGGCAAGGAAGTTCCCCTCCTGGTTGCTTTTGACCAGCAGGTTCGGTTCCGCCAGCACCTTGGCCAGCCCCTTGGTGCTAAGGGCCTGGAGGACCGCGCCGATGCCGGCGGGAAAGTAGGAGACCCCGGCCTGGAAGGCCCCCAACGAGGCGAGGTCTCCCATGGCGGGTGAGGTTCCCGTAAGAGCCCCGTCAGGCCCGGCAACGAGGTTCGAGTACCCCTCGGCGGAACTTCCTTTCACCAGGAAACTGATGCCGAGTTTTTTGAGGGATGTTTTGTCGACCTGGGCCACTTTCACCTGAAGCAGCACCTGCTGTGGCTCGTTCACCGTGATGTTGTTGATCACCTTCCCCGAGTAGGCCTTGGCGAGCTCGAACGCCTTCGTCCTTGTCTGGTCGTTGGCGACGTTGCCGGAGAGGACCACGGTGTCGTTGGCGTACTGGACCTCGATGCCGTCGCCGGGTGCCATTTCCTTCAACTGGGCCTGGATCGCATCACGGTCGCCGACCACCCTGAGGTCGAAGAAGGTCGGGACCGGACGTTCGTCGCCGTCCCCCTTGGTCCATATGATCATGCTGGTGTTGCCGATGGAAATCCCGTCCAGTTTCAGCACGTACTCGGACAGGATCTCGGGCACGACGAACTTATTGGTGTTTCCCGCATCCGCTTCGGAACTTCTTTTTCTCGCGGCGGCGGCGGGGACGACGTTAGATGCGTCGGCAGTCCCGGGTCGGGCGGCGGCCACCGTCACTTCCGTATCCCTGTCCGTCGCCTCTTTCCTCGTGTTGGCCAGCGTCACAAGCACGATCCTCTTGTTCTGGCTTTTGAAGTCCACCAGGATGCTCTTGTACAGGCCGACCTCCAGGGGAACGCCGGCACGCGCCACGGTCACATATGTGCAGGTCACCAACAACGCCCAGACCAAAAGCCGCAGTTGTTTTTTCAGGACGGTTATCATCAATGCACCTCATTTGAGCTTATGTGGTTAGCACCTATTGAAGAACGAACTCCTTGGTCGTGCGGACACCGCCGTCGATCAAGGTGACGGTGTGTCCTGACCGCTGCGGCTGGACCTGCACCTGGGCCTTGGGCTTTGGCGCCGATACCGGG from Geomonas ferrireducens includes these protein-coding regions:
- a CDS encoding glycosyltransferase family 2 protein; amino-acid sequence: MCVYLTGVFIGFLRLLCQGDGQWLWVADRVVWYSGMPVVAGGLLICYDLFVLFPSKRRTTPVRWAPPSNCGVTVVLSAYNDELSIGAAVEDFKAHPLVRRVIVVDNNSSDRTSQCARTAGALVVNEPLQGYGNCVYRALSEGLSFKDTELTLLCEGDMTFRAYDIEKFLAYLPHADIVNGTRISEQLRERRTQLSTFMYYGNFFAGKLLEVKHLGRGTFTDVGTTYKLCRNQALEVLMPYLNPEINLEFNAHFLDTALAQGLAVVECPITFHNRVGLSKGGNSSNLKALAVGSRMIFGLVAGWRKPRAPRQLTQRDPLQG
- a CDS encoding DUF192 domain-containing protein, whose amino-acid sequence is MSGFFSPRTCSGDMRAIDATSGREIASRVAVADTFFSRLKGLLGREELPPGEAMWIRPCRSVHSFGMKFPIDVVFLDRDMRVVAMTKGLRPGRVSAPPVKAYSVLELPVGVLDAAATVIGNRIEIT
- a CDS encoding porin family protein, with the protein product MAADIDGRLGITGKVGFAVPLQDDFITGATDSKTGLAAGGGLIYGLSKNLAAELDITQVPTIDLEVNGLKVGEAAFTDVSLGLQYRFNPDNRLVPYLGAGVDFITGDFQYQSGQKFDFEWTTGGHINAGVDYFVTKGVALTAEVKGVFAPKGDVKGTASEYDPTSFLGAVGVRLFLPENMFR
- a CDS encoding Ig-like domain-containing protein translates to MIVTATLKDANSRPVADQTVNFSIAAGPATAVIASAKTDSNGVALAFIKAGATAVTTNVIVQGASTVSGKSVVGYGSFQVSPADVNLNSARLSLATSSSAVSPNQELLITATARDGSNNPVANLPVSFRVAAGPATMLTASSVTDSNGQATAIVKAGNPSAVANVIVEATTTVNTDQIVANVPFQVVPTANSTVSYRLTMTPSKQVVDNNEEFYVTAFLKDSGGTPVPGKTVNFSVATGEASVITAAATTGSSGECFARIRALNPASTSAVILQASATIDNTTVTALAPVQITTQPLSASIIKMTLVSDKASVGVNSDVILTASVTDLQSPPKPVQNKEVSFKVLAGPGNMVDYSGNVLAQGVATLASTDSVGNAVCRLRSGTVNSSSSIIVQATTTVNDTLVTAYTTIEVVRQNSYVINFLTSKAPTDPDGTLNTLSASLPADAAGLFTFKQLVPFQALDNNGVPLPNLDVSIEINNTGRNPDTLIQLIPPLPGLPVTYPGADPLIVTVRTDDHGMGIFTCNVSLEAPGPGGFNAESIIYQATATVDGITLRSYGGFIASLTQEKAAATTP
- a CDS encoding type II secretion system F family protein, whose amino-acid sequence is MVYAITATVFIAILLLTAALVYPYMSRRSIVQNRLDKFEVKPVSKVELVEEAPQWYDQLGELGKMLSLSSKEQGKYSKMLVAAGYRKESVYVFFGAKLLLTCLLPGAFFLVYVMAKGLELDLQLLLVLIILAIVGYLAPSYWLYHQYNERQLKIFHTLPDILDLLTVCVDAGLSMDAALIKTTETPQFAEDPLAKEIKVATMETRAGKPRIESLKDMAERTMVDDVKSFVTMLAQTERFGTSLSQALAVHADTLRTKRRQIAEEAAAKTTIKMIFPLILFVFPALLVVILGPAYVQISRTLLK
- a CDS encoding type II secretion system F family protein, whose protein sequence is MLLPIVIVTFLAVFCLCLTVYLGVAAVRTSPKYELKRRLQRLARDTDAQGIPEDLRAEIIRETPPLDRILASFPLTRDLDKKLDHAGLEITSSRFVMLTAGLILFGFVISLFMIKSILISLLIAVGFSLSPFIFLNFKITQRFEKFTELFPDALTMISRSLRAGHSFTSAIQLVGEEIQNPVGELFKTAYDQQLLGLRITESLNNMNERIESLDLRFFTTAIAINNDVGGNLSEILENLAKTIRERLKIRRQVRVYTAQGRMTGYVLGVLPVFTFFMFNILNPHYESVLYKETRGLYVLGLAVCLQVVGLFVIRKIIRIRI
- a CDS encoding CpaF family protein; this encodes MVPNNPFQMPGSMKDQEFFQDLKSRIHRRLIERLDLAKLDLLGANELNREIGFVIENLIIEEGVPLNQFERDRLVVEIQHETFGLGPLEPLLADPHVSDILVNKSSQVYVERFGKLVRSEVCFKDNAHLLQIIERIVSKVGRRIDESSPYVDARLPDGSRVNAIIPPLALDGPVLSIRRFGQDPLKMSDLLNLGTLDARMEKMLEGAVKTRLNILVSGGTGTGKTTMLNVLSEYIPHDERVITIEDSAELHLKQDHVVRLETRPANIEGRGEVTQRDLVRNALRMRPDRIILGEIRGGEALDMLQAMNTGHDGSISTVHANTTRDALARIETMVLMAGMDLPERAIREQVASALNIVVQLVRFSDGTRKVVKLSEITGMEGNTIVMHDIFVFDQRGIDKEGRVVGVYRATGVRPMFAERFRVYGFELPQGIFEN